In the genome of Lathyrus oleraceus cultivar Zhongwan6 chromosome 4, CAAS_Psat_ZW6_1.0, whole genome shotgun sequence, the window tggtgtttattgacgatattttggtgtattcaaaatttgaagaagagcatgctgagcatttgagagtggttttaggagttctacgagaaaagaagttatttgctaaactatccaagtgtgaattttggttagaagaggttagttttcttggtcatgtgatttcaagaggtggtgttgctgttgatccttctaagatagaagcggtatctaagtgggaagctccgaagtcagtttctgagataaggagttttcttggtttagctggttattataggaagttcatcgagggattttctaagttggcgttaccgttaacgatgttgactagaaaggggcaagcgtttgtttgggactcaaaatgtgaagaaggtttccaagagttaaagagaaggttaactactgctcctattctgatattaccgagtccgtcagaactatctgaggttttctgtgatgcttcattgttgggtttgggaggtgtgttgatgcagaataagcaggttatagcttatgcttcgagacaactgaggattcatgaaaggaactatccgacgcacgatttagagttggcagctgtggtatttgttctgaagttgtggaggcattacttgtatgggtcaagatttgaggttttcagtgaccataagagtttaaagtatttgtttgatcagaaagagctgaatatgagacagaggagatggttagagtttctgaaggattatgactttggtttgaattaccatccgggtaaagcaaacgtagtggctgatgcattgagtcggaaatcattgcatatgtctatgttaatggttaaggaattggatttaattgagcagtttagagacttgagtttggtgtgtgagagtactcacaatagtgttaaattgggaatgttgaggttaacgagtggtattctggatgagattagagagggtcagaaatccgatgtgcttttggttgataagttgactctagtgaatcaaggtcaaggtggtgaattcagagttgatgagaatggtgttttgaaatttggtaatcgggtatgtattccggatgttaccgaacttaagaagagtatcctggaggaaggacatcgtagtggcttgagtattcatcctggagctacgaagatgtatcatgatttgaaaaagttattttggtggccgggaatgaaaagagaaattgcgagttttgtttattcttgtttgacttgtcagaagtcaaagattgagcatcagaagccgtctgggctaatgcaaccgttggctattccagagtggaagtgggatagtatcagtatggattttgtttctggtttatcgaggacaagtaagaattttgaagctatttgggtgattgtggatagattgacgaagtcggctcatttcattccgatcagaatggattatccgttagagagattaactgagttgtatattgagaagattgtaagtttgcatggtattccgtcgagtattgtttcggacagagatcctagatttacatcgaagttttgggaaggtttgcagagggctttggggactaagctgagattgagttctgcatatcatccgcagactgatggtcagactgagaggacgattcagtcattagaggatcttttgagagcttgtgttttggaaaagggaggtgcttgggattgttacttacctttgattgagtttacctacaacaatagttttcattcgagcattggtatggcaccgtttgaagctttgtatggtaggagatgtcggacacctttatgttggtatgagtccggtgagagtgctgtggttggaccggagattgttcaacaaactacggaaaagattaagatgattcaggagaagatgagaattgctcagagtcgtcagaagagttatcacgacaagaggaggaagtcacttgagtttcaggagggagatcatgtgtttcttcgtgttactccgataactggtgtgggtcgagctttgaagtcgaagaagttgacacctcgatttattggtccttatcagattttggaaaggataggggaggtagcctatcgtatcgctttaccgccgtcacttgcgaatttgcatgaggtttttcatgtgtctcagttgaggaggtacattcatgatccgtcgcatgtcgtccaaatagatgatgtacaggtgagagataacctgactgttgaaacatcacctatgaggatcgaggatcgagagttgaagcagttgcggggtaaagagattgctttggtaaaggtagcttggggaggaccagcaggtggcaatgtgacttgggaacttgagagtcagatgaaggagtcttatccggagtaattcgcttgaggtatgttttcgaggacgaaaactcttttagtgggggagagttgtaacaccccgatgaaataaggataattatttaatttaaattaatataatatttattaatttaatttaataattggattattattggaattattattattattgggttattattttattggaataaaagtagaaatcagtaaaagGTTCCATTTAGTAAAAgggtttatttttcacgtgaaaaaggaaaaagggacagaaaagtggaaaagggcaaagagagccagagaacgagggttgaagagaggaagagcttgaagctacaagattcgccggattaactcaggtaaggggggtttatcgtcgattaacgggtattatgggataacatgtcatgggtagtgatagactattgatttgtccctgatttgaataatgcatgatgaaaattgtgaaatattggatgaatgaaaaTTTGGGTTAcgattgaaaggaattcgtaggaattagatgtaaaagtgttGGAATTGGTGAAATCGAATAggttatgattcgtgttagatgatatgaacgattattgtgaaaaattggactgtggaaggttgaatcggatagatctcgtagcagagaaagccattgcagatctggaaattctggtttctggtcatacgcgtatggcactaggcaatacgcgtatgagatggcatggtacgcgtatggcactaggcaatacgcgtatggatgaggaagatgatgttttgaacgtgttttggtctctgttggtacgcgtatggggatgtggtacgcgtagcatacgcgtatgagatgggtggtacgcgtatgggattggctgagaaatgggccatacgcgtatgggactaggcaatacgcgtatgggcaggattgtgattttcctgagctgttgttgtgcagtttttaactgttcagctgagtaacgtaattcagatgatgtatgatatattaaggatcatttcccgttgttttgagtagtataggtattagtagagtgtgctaatactgtggttgttatttggcatgatatgatatgcttatgtgataaaatactgatgatgtgtgatggtatgcatgatgctgtgaatgtgtcagttatgtgtgcatttgtgaatagactgttttatggcttagagtgtgagcatatatctattcttgaattgttgttgatgatgtagcattgctaggtgattagcatgcatgttgtggcctttatggtggtagctaattcccatggtgaggaattagtgatgagttattgtggattgttgttgatgtttgcatgctaggtgatttagcgtgcatagcatagcccttggggtggtagctaattcccatggtgaggaattagtgatgtgagtcactaggtctcaaatgagtgggactagtgagcttggtagccgtacctggatttggtcggtgaggttgaactatatgttcacaaatagtcggtaccgcatgcatggagtctcattgcataatatatgtatgtatagcgtataatatgaatggatgtattccaatattatacgtgtgttttatggttgttttgagtttgagtatgatgatggtgatgattatgagttgatattgccgttgctgaatatgtgtaatctgattagggtgatgatatgtgttatattacttagcattacatgatattttataatgcttattatatcgattgaggaactcacccttacaactatgttttcaggtaacgagcagtgattgaatagaagctagtccttggagtctagtgtagtccttagtgggtcatgctctgatagatgtaacatcgggatgggatgtttttactatgttttcttttagttgttgaacaactttacatgtaatgtattacatggtttgaatgttgttagtttgtatccgctgcgtattatgcaaatgttttattttgattaaataaatgagcatgacaggatattttggaaaatggtgtgaaataattgtgtgacacccttgaactgcatatttactctgatttatattttgttattttaattaattattggggtattttagaagggtgttacaactccCATTCTTTAAGCATATAAGAATTTTACCTTTGCCTTTGACCGGTATCTTTGAGTCATCTCCAAATGAGACATTGTCAGTTGTCGCTTCATTGATCTCTACGAACATGCTTCGATCGCCGCACATGTGATTGCTTGCGCCGGTGTCAAGGTACCATttgtttcttttctcttcaaCTTGGTTTTGACACGCGAGCAATAAAGTTTCTTCTTCTCCGCCTTTTTCTTCTACAACGTTAACTTTCTCCACAACCTTCTTCGAGAATCTACAATCAGATGCATAGTGACCGATCTTGTTGCAGTTGAAGCACTTGATTTGTGATTTGTCACACCTCGACCATGAATTTCCTCTTCCACGACCTTTTGTTGCTTGTGGATTCCAACTTCTTTCTCCATTGTTAGAGTATTTGTTGTAACCGCCTCTTCCTTCTCCTACATGTCCTTGTTCACGCCCACGATCTTGGCCACGACCTCATCCTCTTTGACTCTTGTAATTCACATAGTTTGTTTCCTTTATTTTGATTTGTACTAGTTTTTCCATAGTCTCCTTTTGtttaatttttctcttttgtttttcttcgTATGCTTGTAAGGAACACATGAATTGTTCAATAGTTATGGTCTTTAAATCTCTGTTTTCTTCAATGTTTGTAACAATGAAGTCAAAACTTGGATTTAAAGTGCGAAGTATTTTCTCCATGACTTTCACTTCATCAACATCTTCACCATTTCTTTTAAGTTTATTGACTACGACCAATACTTGAGAAAAAGAATAAGAAATTGACTCAGACTCTTCCATAAATAAACGTTCAAAATCACCTCTAAGAGTTTGAAGATGAATCTTTTTCACATGTTCCACTCCTTTGTTGCAAGTTTGAAGTTTGTCCTATGCTTCTTTGGCTGTTGTTGCATTAGAGATCTTCTCAAATATATCTTCATCCACCGTTTGATAAATGAGGAAGAAAGCTTTCTTGTCTCTCTTTCTTGACTCCTTCAATGTCTCCTTTACACCTTGGCTTAGCGGGGCTTCATCTTGCTCCTTGAAGTCTTTCTCAACAATATCCCACACATCTTGAGCTCCTAGTAGCGCCTTCATCTTAATACTCCAATTGTCATAATTGTTCTTTGTGAGCATCATCATTTGGAAAGGGAAACCTCCATTAACCATTTTTTTAGGATCTTGAAGCTCTAAGGCCACTTTGTTGGAAATAAACGTTTTTTGTGTTTAGGAAAAGTGTGTGGGAATATTAGAGGCTTGAATAGAAAATTGATAGGTAGGagaattatttatggaagagagaaCTTTGTATTTTTTTTGCTTGATGCAAAAGTGTAggattacatctctatttataggaCTCTAAGGAGAACTCTAAACACATTAATTCTAGACCGTTCTCAACTTTGATATTTAAAgagtattctagaaaatattacaatcCTAAAAAATATCTAGATACTCAAAATATTACAAGATTTTTTTAGAAACATTACCTAAAATAAACTAAATCCAAAATAACTAAGTccaaaaatcaaataataaaataGAATTAAGCTTCAGATTCTTCTTTTTAACAAAGTACTCCACTTTGAAAGTTTATCTAACCTATACATCACAAAATTCAAGACTATTATGTGCATAGTTGGAAACAAAATCACTTGTTGAAATCACATATTTGCCGGTCATAATCACACATTCGCACTCATAAACTCATAATTTTGAGTATAAATTCTACCGGACCAAATTGTATCTCTTTTTTTACACATTGTAGTGAAACAAGTGTAAGATTCACAACAGAAAGAGAAGCGTTACCGAAGATGGCGGCACCGGGAGGCGGGATGTTAGACGGCGGAGTCCCAATGGCGCAACCACCAGGAACAGACATGACCGGGATATGCTTCAGAGACCAGTTATGGCTAAACACTTACCCTCTCGATCGCAACCTCGTCTTCGATTACTTCGCTTTATCACCGTTCTACGACTGGACTTGCAACAACGAACAAATTCGAATGCGATCTCTTCACCCACTCGATCCCTCTCAACTCACGTGAGTTTTAACCTATTATTCACTTTCAATCAATCTCTATTTTCAATCTAATGATTATTAGGGTTTTGGTTTAGGAAAATGACGGGTATAGAGTATGTGCTGAGTGAAGTTATGGAACCTCACCTTTTCATTATTCGGAAACAGAAGAGAGATAGCCCTGATAAAGTTACTCCAATGCTTGCTTATTACATCTTGGATGGTTCTATTTATCAATCTCCACAGTTGTCCAATGTTTTTGCTGCTCGAGTTGTAAGTTTTGTTTTTCTATCTATGAAGCCCCCGACACGGTGCTACAATGTTCGCTAAATGCTTTTATTCAACAAACCTTCTTGATATGAAATAGGAACCCGAACCACAAACATGACACTGACACGTAGACAACAGTAATAATTTAAGACAACGAAAATTACATGTGTATGATTAG includes:
- the LOC127076448 gene encoding mediator of RNA polymerase II transcription subunit 6, with the translated sequence MAAPGGGMLDGGVPMAQPPGTDMTGICFRDQLWLNTYPLDRNLVFDYFALSPFYDWTCNNEQIRMRSLHPLDPSQLTKMTGIEYVLSEVMEPHLFIIRKQKRDSPDKVTPMLAYYILDGSIYQSPQLSNVFAARVGRALYYIQKAFTTAASKLEKIGYVDSEKETTLPEPKAAKETIDLKEIKRVDHILASLQRKLPPAPPPPPFPEGYVPPSTAETEKGPETQEATESQAPTVDPIIDQGPAKRMKF